One genomic segment of Gossypium arboreum isolate Shixiya-1 chromosome 3, ASM2569848v2, whole genome shotgun sequence includes these proteins:
- the LOC108476180 gene encoding probable 6-phosphogluconolactonase 1: MALSEVNNDRGELRILENLDELRTDLADYIAELSEAAVKERGVFAIALSGGSLIDLMGKLCEAPYNKTVDWAKWYIFWADERVVAKNHSDSNYKLAKDGLLSKVPIVPSHVHSINDSVSAEEAADEYMFVIRQLVKTRMVSVSDISDCPKFDLILLGMGPDGHIASLFPNHSALNETDEWVTFIIDSPKPPPERITFTLPVINSASNVAMVVTGESKAEAVHLAIDNIGPDCPSLPARLVQPTKGKLVWFLDKPAASKLDGLQFSE, translated from the exons ATGGCTCTTTCTGAGGTTAACAATGATAGAGGAGAATTGAGGATTCTCGAAAATTTGGATGAACTAAGGACGGATTTGGCTGACTATATTGCTGAGTTATCAGAGGCTGCTGTGAAGGAGCGAGGCGTTTTTGCCATTGCATTGTCTGGAGGTTCTCTCATTGACTTAATGGG AAAACTTTGCGAAGCCCCTTATAACAAGACGGTAGACTGGGCTAAATGGTATATATTTTGGGCGGATGAACGTGTCGTAGCAAAAAACCATTCTGATAGTAATTATAAGCTTGCAAAAGATGGCCTTCTTTCAAAG GTGCCCATTGTCCCTAGCCATGTTCATTCTATCAATGATTCAGTTTCTGCAGAGGAAGCTGCTGATGAGTACATGTTTGTTATCCGACAGTTGGTGAAAACACGAATGGTTAGTGTTTCCGACATTAGTGACTGCCCCAAGTTTGACCTTATCCTTCTTGGCATGGGACCTGATGGTCACATTGCCTCACTATTTCCTAATCATTCAGCACTCAATGAGACTGATGAATGGGTAACTTTCATAATTGATTCCCCCAAACCTCCACCTGAGAGGATAACATTCACTTTGCCTGTCATCAATTCAGCATCCAATGTAGCAATGGTTGTGACAGGTGAGAGCAAAGCAGAGGCGGTGCATTTGGCAATTGATAATATCGGACCTGACTGCCCATCACTGCCTGCTCGGTTAGTCCAACCAACAAAAGGGAAGTTGGTATGgtttttggacaagccagctgcATCGAAACTGGATGGTCTTCAATTTTCCGAGTAA
- the LOC108476182 gene encoding cytochrome b5-like isoform X1, with amino-acid sequence MPTLTKLYTMEEASQHNTKDDCWVVIDGKDATDDFEDAEHSKSAKELMQNFCIGELDTSAPIIPELEIASKKETANYSRNLMDLTKQYWAVPVAIVGISVVAGLIYLRKK; translated from the exons ATGCCGACCCTTACAAAGCTTTATACAATGGAAGAAGCCTCTCAGCACAATACCAAAGACGATTGTTGGGTCGTTATTGACGGCAAG GATGCAACAGATGATTTTGAAGATGCCGAACACAGCAAAAGTGCAAAGGAGCTCATGCAGAACTTTTGCATTGGTGAGCTTGACACATCTGCTCCAATCATCCCAGAACTTGAAATTGCATCCAAGAAGGAAACAGCCAATTACTCCCGGAATCTCATGGATTTGACAAAGCAATATTGGGCTGTTCCTGTTGCAATTGTTGGAATCTCTGTGGTGGCTGGTTTAATATACCTCCGTAAAAAGTAA
- the LOC108476182 gene encoding cytochrome b5-like isoform X2 produces MPTLTKLYTMEEASQHNTKDDCWVVIDGKVYDVIPYLDEQRQGRMQQMILKMPNTAKVQRSSCRTFALVSLTHLLQSSQNLKLHPRRKQPITPGISWI; encoded by the exons ATGCCGACCCTTACAAAGCTTTATACAATGGAAGAAGCCTCTCAGCACAATACCAAAGACGATTGTTGGGTCGTTATTGACGGCAAG GTATATGATGTTATTCCTTATTTGGATGAGCAGCGACAG GGAAGGATGCAACAGATGATTTTGAAGATGCCGAACACAGCAAAAGTGCAAAGGAGCTCATGCAGAACTTTTGCATTGGTGAGCTTGACACATCTGCTCCAATCATCCCAGAACTTGAAATTGCATCCAAGAAGGAAACAGCCAATTACTCCCGGAATCTCATGGATTTGA